Genomic DNA from Klebsiella variicola:
GCTTTCATCCGGCGACGGTCTTTCTCGACGGCAACTTTAGAACTGGTTTCCGGCGTCAGCTCCACCAGCTCGCGCAGGTAGTTGGTCTGCGCCAGGTCCAGTTCGGTATAGCCGCCGCGCGGCAGGCCTTTCGGCAGCAGAATATCGCCATAGCGCACGCGGATCAGACGGCTGACCTGCACGCCGACCGCTTCCCACAGGCGACGCACTTCGCGGTTACGCCCTTCGGTCAGGGTGACGTTGTACCACTGGTTAATCCCTTCACCGCCGGTGAATTTGATGGTTTTAAATGCTGCCGGACCATCTTCTAACTGCACGCCACGAGACAGCTGACGCAGCTTATCATCATCCACCTGGCCGAAAACGCGAACGGCGTACTCACGCTCGACTTCACGGCTCGGATGCATCAGGCGGTTGGCCAGTTCGCCATCGGTGGTGAACAGCAGCAGGCCACAGGTGTTCACGTCCAGACGGCCAACGGCAATCCAGCGCGCGCCGCGCAGTTTTGGCAGGCGATCAAACACCGTCGGGCGCCCTTCCGGATCGTTGCGGGTGCACAGCTCGCCTTCCGGCTTATAGTAAGCCAGCACGCGACAGATCTGCTCAGCAGACTCTTTCACCGAGATCAGATGACCATCGATACGAATTTTTAAACCGGGGACGATTTCCACACGATCGCCGAGGGTGGCGATTTTTCCGTCGACGCTGACGCGGCCAGCTTCGATTTTCGCTTCAATTTCACGGCGGGAGCCGTGGCCGGCGCGGGCCAGCACTTTTTGCAGTTTCTCGCTCATTGAGCTTCCTTAAGGTGTCGCCTTCCCAGGCGTCTGGTATGCTTTATGAAACAATGAGGCCTGTATGAACAACTCATTGTTACGTATATACTTTTTACGTAAAGTCTCGCTGGCATGCGCAAAACATTCACCGCGAGCCCGTAATCGTGGCCGAACATACTACACTAACTTCGTCGGGAAAGCTTCTGTTCGCCGCATCGCGCCTTGAGTATGGAACAGATTTTCCTCATTCTCCTGTGCGCCTTCACACATAGAGATCTTTACCGGACAGTGATCCTCCTCACTGCGCGCCCTCCTCAATAACAGCCGGGCGCTGGCCGAGCAGCCAGTCGCGAAAACAGCGGTTGGCAGGCGCCAGCAGCGCGGTCTCGTGGTAAACCAGATGATAGGCCAGCGGACAGGCGATGGGCTGCGCCAGAGGATTAACCAGCCGCCCCTGCGTCAGCGCAGGCGCTATGAATGAACGTCGCAGTAATGCCATCCCCATACCAGCGAACGCCGCCTCCGTCACGCCGTTGGAATCAGTGAACACCGGACCGCGGCGCGCGCGGTCCGGCTCCAGCCCCACGGCCTCACACCACAGCGCCCAGTCTTCACGATGCTCATCGTGCAGCAGCGGATACTGCAGCAGATCGCCCGCACCGGCGAGGGACCGGCGCGGAGCAATCAGTTGCGGACTACAGACCGGGATAAGGTCGTCATCCAGCAGGCGGTAAGCCTGCAGTTCCGGCCAGCCGCCGACACCATGACGCACGGCAAAATCGATCCCTTCACTCAGCAAATCTACTCGCCGGTTGGTGGTGCCGATCTGGATCTCAATCTTTGGATAACGTCGTTCAAAATCAGCCAGCCGCGGCAGCAGCCACTGAATGGCGAAGCCGCTGGTACAGCTGAGCGTCACCTTTTCTGGCCCCGCGGGCACCTGCAGGCGCTGGGTGGCGGCGGCTATCTGGAGAAAGGCGGGCTGAACGGCCCGCAGGTAGATCTCCCCCACCTCCGTTAACTGTAACTGTCGGGGAGTACGAATAAAAAGCGGGGTATTCAGCGCTTCCTCGAGGCGGGCAATTTGCTGGCTGACGGCGCTTGCCGTAACGCAAAGCTCACTGGCGGCCTGCTTCAGACTAAGCAGCCGTGCCGCCGCTTCAAAGCAGCGCAGCGCATTCAGCGGTGGAAGTTTCATCGACATGGCATCTCAGTTAAGAATAACTTAATCATGTAAGCATAACGCGTTTGTCGGACGCTGCACGTGAGTTCTACAGTTGACTTCCTTCGTGAATACAAGGAGTCAATCATGCGTGTTATCGACTATGGCCGCCTGCTGCTGCTCGCCGCTCTCTGGGGCGCCAGTTTTTTGTTTATGCGCATCACCACCCCGGCCTTCGGGGCGATGACCAGCGCTTTTCTTCGCGTACTGTTTGCCGCTATCGCGCTCGGGCTGTTACTCGGCGTGCAGGGTAAATGGAGCGGGTATCAGGGAAAATTCATATCCACTCTGAAGCTGGGGGTCATTAATTCAGGCCTTCCTTTTCTGATGTACTGCCTTGCCGCACAGTGGCTGCCGGCAGGGTACTCCGCCACGCTCAACGCCACGGCGCCGATGATGGGAATGCTTATCGGCGCGTTATGCTTTGCAGAACCGTTAACCCTGCGCAAAGGCGGCGGCGCGTTACTGGGCGCCATTGGCGTGGCAGTCATTGCGCGCCCAACCTCCAGCCTCAGCGCCGCCCTCCTGCTGCCAGGGATCGGGGCCTGCCTGATCGCGACCGCTTGTTACGGTCTGGCCGGCTTTCTGACCCGCCGCTGGATCCAGCAGCGGGGCGGCCTTGAGGCTGAGCGCGTTGCGTTGGGCAGCCAGGTCGGCGCCACGCTGTTTCTGTTGCCTTTCTTTCTCTGGTCAGGCTGGTATGGTCCGGTCATAGACTGGCGGCAGAGCCTGCCGTGGATAGCGATAGTCATGCTGGGCGTGGTCTGTACGGCAGCAGGGTATATTCTCTATTTTCGCCTGATTGCTGATATAGGACCGCTGCGTTCGCTGTCCGTGACCTTTTTGATCCCACCTTTTGCGGCGCTGTGGGGCTATTTGTGCCTCGGAGAGACCATACAAAAAGGGCTGATTCTCGGCGCACTGCTGATCGGTCTGGCGCTGTGGTTGATTGTCGTGCCGTCAGGAAGGAAACGCGGGGTGCCGGGCGGAGCATGAACCACCGCCCGACGATGACGATCAGAGGAAAGGCTTCACGTCGCCGACGCCTTCGCGCAGCACCACCGGGGTATCTTCCGTCAGGTCGATAACCGTGGTCGGCTGCTGCCCGAGGAAACCGCCGTGAATGATGAGGTCCACCACTTTCTCCAGACGATCTTTGATCTCTTCCGGGTCGGACTCGGTAAAGTCGCTGCCGGGCAGCATCAGCGACGTGGACAGCATCGGTTCGCCTAAAGTTTCGAGCAACGCCTGAGCAATAGGGTTAGACGGGACGCGCATGCCGATGGTTTTACGTTTCTCCTGCAGCAGCCGGCGCGGCACTTCTTTGGTCCCCTTGAGGATAAAGGTGTAGTTGCCCGGCGTGTTGTTTTTCATCAGACGAAACGCCACGTTGTCGACAAAAGCGTAGGTTGACAGCTCGGACAAATCGCGGCACATCAGGGTAAAGTTGTGGCCGTCCGGCAACTGACGGATACGGCAGATCCGCTCCATCGCGCCCTTGTCTTCAATTTTGCAGCCCAGGGCGTAGCCGGAGTCGGTAGGATAAACGATCACCCCGCCCTTACGCACAATCTCCACCGCCTGGTTAATCAACCGCGCCTGCGGGTTATCCGGATGGATATAAAAAAACTGGCTCATACTTCCCTCTCAATTTTTATTTGGCGGCCGCTTCCCAGCTGTGCCAGACGCCTTCCACGCCGGCAGGAAGCCAGAGCTTACGGCCAAGCTCGATCCACGCACAGGGCTGATGAAAATCGGAGCCCTGTGACGCCAGCAGACCAAACTGCACGGCCAGGGTGGCCAGCTGGGCGCGTTCATGGGGCGCCTGCTGACACTGGGCCACTTCCATGGCATCACCGCCCTGCTCGCTAAAGTGGGCCAACAGCCGCTTCAACCACTTGGCGGAGAGATCGTAGCGCCCGGGATGGGCTATCACCGCCTTGCCGCCAGAATGATGAATGACATCAATCGCTTGTTTTATTGTACACCACTGCGGCGGCACGTAACCGGTTTTCCCGCGGGCAAGGTATTTTTTGAAGACCTCCGCCATGTTTTTCGCATGGCCGGCCTCCACCAGAAAACGGGCAAAATGGCCGCGGGTGACGGCGCCACCGTCCGCCAGCCGCAGCGCCCCTTCCCAGGCGCCAGGGATGCGCGCCTTCTCCAGACGCTCGGCAATCATCTGGCCCCGCAGCTGGCGTCGCGCTTTCTGCTCCTCCAGCAGCGCGGTCATCGTCGGGTGCGCAATATCAATATTCAGACCCACGATATGTATTTCGTGATTCTCCCAGAGCGTCGAAATCTCGACGCCGTTTACCAGCGTTAAGGGTAATCCGGCACGGGCGATCTCTTCCCGGGCGGCCGGGATCGCCGCCACGCTGTCATGGTCGGTGATCGCCAGGGTGCCTACGCGCATCTCATGGGCACGATGGACCAGTTCCTGCGGAGTCAGCCGCCCGTCAGAGGCGGTGGTATGGCTGTGCAGATCGTAAATCACTGCGTATTGGCTGTCGCTCAAAAGGACTCCTGCTGGACATCAACGTAAATAAGCGCATTATCATACCGACAGGCAGAGAAAATCTGCAAACAAGGGTTGACTTTATTCCATTGAACTAGTTAACTAGTACGCAAGTTCACATGAAGGGGTATCACGATGAAAATGCACTTTATCACTCTGCACAGCTGGTGGCGCACCTCCTGATAACGGGCGGCGTGATCGCGTTTTGCATTCAGCATACAGATACCCGGCCCGCCAATGAGCGGGCTTTTTATTGGACAAAAAATAATACGAACAGGCGAGAACAATAATGCAAACATCCAAACCGGCACTCGAGCTTCTCACCAGCGACGCCATCTACCGGGAGAACCCGACGGCGTTATTCCACCAACTGTGTGGCGCCCGTCCGGCCACGCTGCTGCTGGAATCCGCTGATATCGACAGCAAAGATGACTTAAAAAGCCTGCTGCTGGTCGACAGCGCGCTGCGCATCACCGCTCTTGGTGACACTGTCACTATTCAGGCACTTTCCGCTAACGGCGCCGCGCTGCTGGAACTGCTGGACGGCGCGCTGCCCTCCGGGATCGCCAATCAGCGCCAGCCCAACGGCCGCATCCTGACCTTCCCCGCGGTCAGCACCCTGCTCGATGAAGACGCCCGCCTCTGCTCACTGTCGGTGTTTGACGCCTTCCGTCTCCTGCAGGAGCTGGTGACCGTCCCGGCCAACGAGCGTGAAGCGATGTTCTTCGGCGGCCTGTTCGCCTATGACCTGGTCGCCGGCTTTGAAGATCTTCCACCGCTGCAGAGCGACACCGCCTGCCCGGACTACTGCTTCTATCTGGCTGAAACTCTGCTGGTCATCGACCATCAGACCAAGCATACCCGCATTCAGGCCAGCCTGTTCACCCCGCTGGAGAGTGAAAAACAGCGCCTGGAGCAGCGCCTGAGCCAGCTGCGTCAGCAACTGAACGAGCCGCCGGCGCCGCTGCCGGTTACCACTGTGGCCGAAATGCAGTGCGACGTTGACCAGAGCGATGAAGAGTACGGTGCGGTGGTGCGCAAAATGCAGCGCGCGATCCGCGCCGGGGAAATCTTCCAGGTGGTTCCTTCCCGTCGCTTCTCGCTGCCCTGCCCGTCGCCGCTGGCCGCTTATGATGTGCTGAAGAAGAGCAACCCCAGCCCGTACATGTTCTTTATGCAGGACAACGATTTCACCCTGTTCGGCGCCTCGCCGGAGAGTTCGCTGAAATATGACGCCGTCAGCCGTCAGATTGAGATCTACCCTATCGCCGGCACCCGGCCACGCGGCCGCCGCGCCGACGGTTCGCTGGATCGCGATCTTGACAGCCGCATCGAACTGGAAATGCGCACCGACCATAAAGAGCTTTCCGAACACCTGATGCTGGTGGATCTGGCGCGTAATGACCTGGCCCGCATCTGTACCCCGGGCAGCCGCTATGTCGCCGATTTAACGAAGGTTGACCGTTACTCCTTCGTGATGCATCTGGTCTCCCGCGTGGTCGGCGAACTGCGTCAGGACCTCGATGTGCTGCACGCCTACCGCGCCTGCATGAACATGGGCACCCTCAGCGGCGCACCGAAGGTCCGCGCCATGCAGCTGATTGCCGCCGCCGAAGGTAAACGCCGCGGCAGCTACGGCGGCGCGGTGGGCTATTTCACCGCCCACGGCGACCTCGACACCTGCATCGTCATCCGTTCCGCCTACGTGCAGGAGGGTATCGCTACCGTCCAGGCCGGAGCCGGCATTGTGCTCGACTCGGTTCCCCAGTCGGAAGCGGATGAGACCCGAAATAAAGCCCGCGCGGTGCTGCGCGCCATTGCCCAGGCCCATCACGCGAAGGAGATTTTCTGATGGCTGACATTCTGCTGCTCGATAATATCGATTCTTTCACCTATAACCTGGCAGACCAGCTGCGGGCCAATGGTCATAACGTGGTGATTTACCGTAACTCCGTCCCGGCGCAGGCGCTGATTGAGCGTCTGGGCACCATGGACAACCCGGTGCTGATGCTCTCCCCGGGCCCGGGTACGCCGAGCGAAGCTGGCTGCATGCCGGAACTGCTGACCCGTATGCGTGGCAAGCTGCCGATCATCGGCATCTGCCTCGGTCATCAGGCCATTGTCGAAGCCTACGGCGGCTATGTCGGCCAGGCGGGCGAGATCCTCCATGGCAAAGCATCCAGCATTGAGCACGACGGCCAGGCCATGTTTGCCGGTCTGGCTAACCCACTGCCGGTGGCGCGTTACCACTCGCTGGTTGGCAGCAATATTCCCGCCGGGCTGACGATTAACGCCAATTTCAACGGTATGGTGATGGCGGTGCGTCACGATGCGGACCGGGTGTGCGGCTTCCAGTTCCATCCGGAATCGATCCTTACCACTCAGGGCGCACGGCTGCTGGAGCAGACCCTGGCCTGGGCGCTGCAGAAGCTGGAGCACACTAACACCCTCCAGCCGATCCTTGAGAAGCTGTACCAGGCGGAAACCCTGAGCCAGCAGGAGAGCCACCAGCTGTTCTCCGCCGTCGTGCGCGGTGAAGTGAAGCCTGAGCAACTGGCCGCCGCGCTGGTCAGTATGAAAGTGCGCGGCGAGCAGCCGCAGGAAATTGCCGGCGCCGCCACCGCGCTGCTGGAAAACGCCGCGCCGTTCCCGCGCCCGGACTACCTGTTTGCCGACATCGTCGGCACCGGTGGCGACGGCAGCAACAGCATCAATATCTCCACCGCCAGCGCCTTTGTCGCTGCGGCCTGTGGATTGAAAGTGGCGAAACACGGTAACCGCAGCGTCTCCAGTAAATCAGGCTCTTCTGACCTGCTGGCGGCCTTCGGCATCAATCTCGATATGAACGCCGATAAATCCCGCGCGGCGCTCGATGAGCTGGGGGTTTGTTTCCTGTTCGCGCCGAAATACCACACCGGTTTCCGCCACGCGATGCCGGTCCGTCAGCAGCTGAAGACCCGCACCCTGTTTAACGTGCTGGGGCCGCTGATCAACCCGGCGCATCCGCCGCTGGCGCTGATTGGCGTCTACAGCCCGGAACTGGTGTTGCCGATCGCCGAGACCCTGCGCGTGCTGGGCTATCAGCGCGCGGCGGTGGTGCACAGCGGTGGGATGGATGAAGTCTCGCTGCATGCGCCCACGGTGGTGGCCGAACTGCATAACGGGGAAATCAAAAGCTATCAGCTGACCGCTGACGACTTCGGCCTGACGCCTTACCATCAGGCGCAGCTGGCGGGCGGCACGCCGGAAGAAAATCGTGACATTCTGACGCGCTTGCTACAAGGTAAAGGTGAAGCCGCTCACGAAGCCGCCGTCGCCGCCAACGTCGCCATGTTGATGCGTTTACACGGGCATGAAGATCTGAAAGCTAACGCTCAGCAGGTACTGGATGTGCTGCACAGCGGCGCGGCCTATGACAGAGTGACCGCCTTAGCGGCAAGAGGGTAAAGAATGCAGACCGTTTTAGCAAAAATCGTTGCCGACAAAGCGATTTGGGTAGAAGCCCGCAAACAACAACAACCGTTAGCCAGTTTTCAGAATGAAGTGGTCCCGACGCAGCGCAATTTCTATGACGCGCTGGCCGGCACCCGCACCGCGTTTATTCTCGAGTGCAAAAAGGCCTCGCCGTCGAAGGGGTTGATTCGCGAAGATTTCGATCCGGCGGCGATCGCCAGCATCTACAAACACTACGCCTCGGCGATCTCAGTGCTGTGTGATGAGAAATATTTCCAGGGCAGTTTCGATTTTCTGCCGATCGTCAGCAAGGTCGCGCCGCAGCCGATCCTGTGTAAGGACTTCACCATCGACCCTTACCAGATCTACCTGGCGCGCTACTATCAGGCCGATGCCTGCCTGCTGATGCTCTCGGTGCTCGACGATGAGCAGTACCGCCAGCTCTCCGCGGTGGCGCACAGCCTGAATATGGGTGTGCTGACCGAAGTCAGCAATGAAGAGGAGCTGGAGCGCGCCATCGCCCTGAAGGCGAAGGTGGTGGGCATTAACAACCGCGACCTGCGCGATATGTCGATTGACCTTAACCGCACCCGTCAGCTGGCGGCGCGTCTCGGCCCGGATGTCACGGTGATCAGCGAATCCGGCATCCATACCTATGCTGAAGTGCGCGAGCTGAGCCACTTCGCCAACGGCTTCCTGATCGGCTCCGCCCTGATGGAACAGGCGGATCTGGAAGCGGCGGTTAAACGTGTGCTGCTCGGCGAGAATAAAGTGTGCGGCCTGACGCGCCCGCAGGATGCCCAGGTGGCCTGGGAGTCCGGCGCCATCTACGGTGGCCTGATTTTCGTCCCGACTTCGCCGCGGGCGGTGAATGACGCCCAGGCCAAAGCGGTGATCGCCGCTGCGCCGCTGCAGTACGTCGGCGTGTTTCGCAATGCGCCGCTGGACGAGGTGGTCGCCCGCGCGCAGGCTCTGGGGCTGGCCGCCGTCCAGCTGCACGGTGATGAGGACCAGGCCTATATCGACGCGCTGCGCGACGCCCTCGCGGACAACGTCCGTATCTGGAAAGCGCTGAGCGTTGGTGAAACCCTCCCGGCCCGTACTCTCCGCCATGTCGACAAGTACCTGTTCGACAACGGCCAGGGCGGCAGCGGCCAGCGCTTTGACTGGAGCCTGCTGCAGGGCCAGGATCTGCGCAACGTCATGCTGGCGGGTGGCCTGGGTGCCGATAACTGTGTGGAAGCGGCCAAAAGCGGCTGTGCCGGACTCGATTTCAATTCAGGCGTAGAGTCGCAACCCGGGATGAAAGACGCCAGCAAGCTGGCCTCCGTATTCCAGACGCTGCGCGCATATTAAGGAGCAATAATGAGCACTTTACTGAACCCCTACTTCGGCGAATTCGGCGGCATGTATGTGCCGCAGATCCTGATGCCCGCCCTGCGCCAGCTGGAAGAAGCCTTTGTCAGCGCGCAGAAGGACCCGGCCTTTCAGGCGGAATTCACTGACCTGCTGAAAAACTACGCCGGACGTCCGACGGCCCTGACCAAATGCCGGAATCTGACCGAAGGTACTCGCACCACCCTGTACCTGAAACGCGAAGATCTGCTGCACGGCGGCGCGCACAAAACCAACCAGGTGCTGGGCCAGGCCCTGCTGGCCAAACGGATGGGTAAAACCGAAATTATCGCCGAGACCGGCGCCGGTCAGCACGGGGTCGCCTCAGCGCTGGCCAGCGCCCTGCTCGGCCTGAAATGCCGTATCTACATGGGGGCCAAGGACGTCGAGCGCCAGTCGCCGAACGTCTTCCGTATGCGCCTGATGGGTGCCGAGGTGATCCCGGTGCACAGCGGCTCCGCCACGCTGAAAGATGCCTGTAATGAGGCGCTGCGCGACTGGTCTGGTAGCTACGAGAAGGCGCACTATATGCTGGGCACCGCCGCCGGTCCGCATCCGTTCCCGACCATTGTACGTGAATTCCAGCGCATGATTGGCGAAGAGACTAAAGCGCAGATCCTCGAAAAAGAGGGACGTCTGCCGGACGCGGTGATCGCCTGCGTTGGCGGTGGGTCAAACGCCATCGGCATGTTTGCCGACTTT
This window encodes:
- a CDS encoding anthranilate synthase component 1, encoding MQTSKPALELLTSDAIYRENPTALFHQLCGARPATLLLESADIDSKDDLKSLLLVDSALRITALGDTVTIQALSANGAALLELLDGALPSGIANQRQPNGRILTFPAVSTLLDEDARLCSLSVFDAFRLLQELVTVPANEREAMFFGGLFAYDLVAGFEDLPPLQSDTACPDYCFYLAETLLVIDHQTKHTRIQASLFTPLESEKQRLEQRLSQLRQQLNEPPAPLPVTTVAEMQCDVDQSDEEYGAVVRKMQRAIRAGEIFQVVPSRRFSLPCPSPLAAYDVLKKSNPSPYMFFMQDNDFTLFGASPESSLKYDAVSRQIEIYPIAGTRPRGRRADGSLDRDLDSRIELEMRTDHKELSEHLMLVDLARNDLARICTPGSRYVADLTKVDRYSFVMHLVSRVVGELRQDLDVLHAYRACMNMGTLSGAPKVRAMQLIAAAEGKRRGSYGGAVGYFTAHGDLDTCIVIRSAYVQEGIATVQAGAGIVLDSVPQSEADETRNKARAVLRAIAQAHHAKEIF
- the trpCF gene encoding bifunctional indole-3-glycerol-phosphate synthase TrpC/phosphoribosylanthranilate isomerase TrpF, giving the protein MQTVLAKIVADKAIWVEARKQQQPLASFQNEVVPTQRNFYDALAGTRTAFILECKKASPSKGLIREDFDPAAIASIYKHYASAISVLCDEKYFQGSFDFLPIVSKVAPQPILCKDFTIDPYQIYLARYYQADACLLMLSVLDDEQYRQLSAVAHSLNMGVLTEVSNEEELERAIALKAKVVGINNRDLRDMSIDLNRTRQLAARLGPDVTVISESGIHTYAEVRELSHFANGFLIGSALMEQADLEAAVKRVLLGENKVCGLTRPQDAQVAWESGAIYGGLIFVPTSPRAVNDAQAKAVIAAAPLQYVGVFRNAPLDEVVARAQALGLAAVQLHGDEDQAYIDALRDALADNVRIWKALSVGETLPARTLRHVDKYLFDNGQGGSGQRFDWSLLQGQDLRNVMLAGGLGADNCVEAAKSGCAGLDFNSGVESQPGMKDASKLASVFQTLRAY
- a CDS encoding DMT family transporter — encoded protein: MRVIDYGRLLLLAALWGASFLFMRITTPAFGAMTSAFLRVLFAAIALGLLLGVQGKWSGYQGKFISTLKLGVINSGLPFLMYCLAAQWLPAGYSATLNATAPMMGMLIGALCFAEPLTLRKGGGALLGAIGVAVIARPTSSLSAALLLPGIGACLIATACYGLAGFLTRRWIQQRGGLEAERVALGSQVGATLFLLPFFLWSGWYGPVIDWRQSLPWIAIVMLGVVCTAAGYILYFRLIADIGPLRSLSVTFLIPPFAALWGYLCLGETIQKGLILGALLIGLALWLIVVPSGRKRGVPGGA
- the trpD gene encoding bifunctional anthranilate synthase glutamate amidotransferase component TrpG/anthranilate phosphoribosyltransferase TrpD codes for the protein MADILLLDNIDSFTYNLADQLRANGHNVVIYRNSVPAQALIERLGTMDNPVLMLSPGPGTPSEAGCMPELLTRMRGKLPIIGICLGHQAIVEAYGGYVGQAGEILHGKASSIEHDGQAMFAGLANPLPVARYHSLVGSNIPAGLTINANFNGMVMAVRHDADRVCGFQFHPESILTTQGARLLEQTLAWALQKLEHTNTLQPILEKLYQAETLSQQESHQLFSAVVRGEVKPEQLAAALVSMKVRGEQPQEIAGAATALLENAAPFPRPDYLFADIVGTGGDGSNSINISTASAFVAAACGLKVAKHGNRSVSSKSGSSDLLAAFGINLDMNADKSRAALDELGVCFLFAPKYHTGFRHAMPVRQQLKTRTLFNVLGPLINPAHPPLALIGVYSPELVLPIAETLRVLGYQRAAVVHSGGMDEVSLHAPTVVAELHNGEIKSYQLTADDFGLTPYHQAQLAGGTPEENRDILTRLLQGKGEAAHEAAVAANVAMLMRLHGHEDLKANAQQVLDVLHSGAAYDRVTALAARG
- the trpB gene encoding tryptophan synthase subunit beta; translation: MSTLLNPYFGEFGGMYVPQILMPALRQLEEAFVSAQKDPAFQAEFTDLLKNYAGRPTALTKCRNLTEGTRTTLYLKREDLLHGGAHKTNQVLGQALLAKRMGKTEIIAETGAGQHGVASALASALLGLKCRIYMGAKDVERQSPNVFRMRLMGAEVIPVHSGSATLKDACNEALRDWSGSYEKAHYMLGTAAGPHPFPTIVREFQRMIGEETKAQILEKEGRLPDAVIACVGGGSNAIGMFADFIDETNVGLIGVEPAGHGIESGEHGAPLKHGRVGIYFGMKSPMMQTADGQIEESYSISAGLDFPSVGPQHAFLNSTGRADYVSITDDEALDAFKALSRHEGIIPALESSHALAHALKMMRENPEKEQLLVVNLSGRGDKDIFTVHDILKARGEI
- a CDS encoding L-threonylcarbamoyladenylate synthase translates to MSQFFYIHPDNPQARLINQAVEIVRKGGVIVYPTDSGYALGCKIEDKGAMERICRIRQLPDGHNFTLMCRDLSELSTYAFVDNVAFRLMKNNTPGNYTFILKGTKEVPRRLLQEKRKTIGMRVPSNPIAQALLETLGEPMLSTSLMLPGSDFTESDPEEIKDRLEKVVDLIIHGGFLGQQPTTVIDLTEDTPVVLREGVGDVKPFL
- the rluB gene encoding 23S rRNA pseudouridine(2605) synthase RluB codes for the protein MSEKLQKVLARAGHGSRREIEAKIEAGRVSVDGKIATLGDRVEIVPGLKIRIDGHLISVKESAEQICRVLAYYKPEGELCTRNDPEGRPTVFDRLPKLRGARWIAVGRLDVNTCGLLLFTTDGELANRLMHPSREVEREYAVRVFGQVDDDKLRQLSRGVQLEDGPAAFKTIKFTGGEGINQWYNVTLTEGRNREVRRLWEAVGVQVSRLIRVRYGDILLPKGLPRGGYTELDLAQTNYLRELVELTPETSSKVAVEKDRRRMKANQIRRAVKRHSQTSANPRQGNNSNRRSSTRNKTNG
- the rnm gene encoding RNase RNM, which encodes MSDSQYAVIYDLHSHTTASDGRLTPQELVHRAHEMRVGTLAITDHDSVAAIPAAREEIARAGLPLTLVNGVEISTLWENHEIHIVGLNIDIAHPTMTALLEEQKARRQLRGQMIAERLEKARIPGAWEGALRLADGGAVTRGHFARFLVEAGHAKNMAEVFKKYLARGKTGYVPPQWCTIKQAIDVIHHSGGKAVIAHPGRYDLSAKWLKRLLAHFSEQGGDAMEVAQCQQAPHERAQLATLAVQFGLLASQGSDFHQPCAWIELGRKLWLPAGVEGVWHSWEAAAK
- the gcvA gene encoding transcriptional regulator GcvA; translated protein: MKLPPLNALRCFEAAARLLSLKQAASELCVTASAVSQQIARLEEALNTPLFIRTPRQLQLTEVGEIYLRAVQPAFLQIAAATQRLQVPAGPEKVTLSCTSGFAIQWLLPRLADFERRYPKIEIQIGTTNRRVDLLSEGIDFAVRHGVGGWPELQAYRLLDDDLIPVCSPQLIAPRRSLAGAGDLLQYPLLHDEHREDWALWCEAVGLEPDRARRGPVFTDSNGVTEAAFAGMGMALLRRSFIAPALTQGRLVNPLAQPIACPLAYHLVYHETALLAPANRCFRDWLLGQRPAVIEEGAQ